From the genome of Argentina anserina chromosome 4, drPotAnse1.1, whole genome shotgun sequence, one region includes:
- the LOC126792327 gene encoding stemmadenine O-acetyltransferase-like, with protein sequence MCINWITYRKPTGIMLEVQVISRKIIKPFFPTPDHLQYYQFSFLDQISSPKMYISLILFFEFNGKAQPNITEISKHLKKSLAEVLALFYPLAGRVHDNLHVDCSDQGVPFLEAHVKNCKLSDILANPIPDELPKLVPFELDDSEHKIPLGVQLNVFECGGFAIGQCISHKVSDGLSMLMFTKAWAATARRALGDHQAVIHRPEFISAILFPPKLLAETSVGLAKNKMTKRFVFDASNIEHLREKYVEGERPTRIETLTAFIWSRLVAVTKDNGIPDHKKSHIVSHVVNLRRKFDPPLSPRTYGNVISLADSTPSLLNTKEECYGLAKQVREAVRKIDKSYIKKLQQGHDVHRTSDGSSITSLFSSLCHFPLYDNDFGWGRPSWVSMGIPGLEFDNVVVFFDTKDGDGIEATISSTDEVLSKLESDNEFLKRLRSSWVSSSLSLTPKAITTANIHTRNQSSMIKKPSAQTKPLRWGSGSVKLFGLALKVFRKR encoded by the exons ATGTGTATAAATTGGATCACGTACAGAAAG CCGACTGGAATCATGCTTGAAGTGCAAGTAATCTCCAGGAAAATTATCAAACCTTTTTTTCCAACCCCTGATCATCTTCAATATTATCAGTTTTCCTTTCTTGATCAAATCTCATCTCCCAAAATGTATATTTCTCTGATCCTCTTTTTTGAATTCAATGGCAAGGCACAACCCAACATCACAGAAATTTCCAAGCACCTTAAGAAGTCGTTAGCTGAAGTCTTAGCCCTCTTTTATCCCTTAGCAGGTCGAGTCCATGACAACCTGCATGTAGACTGCAGCGACCAGGGCGTTCCTTTCCTTGAAGCTCACGTCAAAAACTGTAAACTCTCTGACATTCTTGCCAATCCAATCCCCGATGAACTCCCTAAGTTGGTTCCGTTTGAACTTGATGATAGCGAACATAAAATCCCGCTTGGGGTCCAGCTCAACGTCTTTGAATGCGGAGGGTTTGCTATTGGTCAATGCATTTCTCACAAGGTTTCAGATGGGTTATCCATGCTCATGTTCACCAAAGCTTGGGCAGCCACAGCTCGACGAGCCTTGGGAGATCACCAAGCCGTAATCCACCGTCCAGAATTCATTTCTGCCATACTGTTCCCACCCAAGTTGCTTGCAGAGACGAGCGTTGGTCTCGCAAAGAACAAAATGACAAAGAGGTTTGTGTTTGATGCCTCTAACATTGAGCATCTCAGAGAAAAATATGTGGAAGGAGAAAGGCCAACACGCATCGAGACCTTGACGGCTTTCATCTGGAGCCGTCTTGTGGCGGTCACTAAGGATAATGGTATTCCTGATCATAAGAAGTCACACATCGTCAGCCATGTTGTGAACTTGCGTCGCAAGTTTGATCCACCTTTGTCGCCACGCACTTACGGAAATGTAATCAGTCTTGCTGATTCAACTCCTTCTTTGTTGAATACTAAGGAAGAATGTTATGGCCTTGCCAAGCAGGTTCGAGAAGCAGTAAGAAAAATAGATAAGAgttatataaaaaaactaCAGCAGGGTCATGATGTTCATAGGACTAGTGATGGTAGTAGCATTACATCTCTCTTCTCTAGTTTGTGTCATTTTCCTTTGTATGATAACGATTTTGGTTGGGGAAGACCATCATGGGTATCAATGGGAATACCGGGACTCGAATTCGACAATgttgttgttttctttgaCACCAAGGATGGTGATGGAATAGAGGCAACCATCTCTTCAACCGATGAAGTCTTGAGCAAACTCGAAAGTGACAACGAGTTTCTCAAACGATTGCGCTCGAGTTGGGTCAGTTCCAGCTTAAGCCTAACTCCTAAGGCAATCACAACGGCAAACATACACACCCGCAACCAATCGAGTATGATCAAGAAGCCTAGTGCACAAACTAAACCACTTAGATGGGGTTCAGGTTCCGTTAAATTATTTGGTTTAGCTCTCAAGGTTTTTAGAAAGAGATAG